From a region of the Tachypleus tridentatus isolate NWPU-2018 chromosome 1, ASM421037v1, whole genome shotgun sequence genome:
- the LOC143225694 gene encoding uncharacterized protein LOC143225694 isoform X1, with the protein MLPRLLTNGHFVLLPHFLRGQEPQRDDTHVASVVRSAVADEFSSEILTERTTAYLSCESGEMVIKINFTHPFSGVTFTDYDRRSPCKFFGDGSTYYELRIPLKGCGTRQEAPRVFINNIIVRFHRSLELEEDEIKTIICRYPPPVAPLSGADVPSLLAPAPIAPVVVAPKLTEVDLLLIICAVLFLTLLLLGVGVAYFCLKKRNIKVVRRKKSLSSAPGSVITRFSGATSQSIIKPVTIPRVVSCLSSSGSEAALLQSVSSHYESREMNETIPSNFPREPLLPPLSVEEDDMYINVSSNNSHRQGHHATFLSDDFFERSGYPEDTERAHSVSSVSFQTTIKPDAKVIHRREARPRLTKQQILTTINEGDYVYTDTWDERVAGMTMAQEEHEDDAAVYTTTRRRTPSMSSYSLSLNGSIPDNDNQPHTEMIESVPVRGPHSVSSHVPSLYLYLHDSIFNNDNQSHTEMIKSVPAHELPSVSSYVPSLYGSIPANDNRSHSEFETESPVTPYIRKSKTQIPTLSDFYLDTQKNIDIQEDAAPKNKSITQHQESDSEIPEGKALAPASHAPKFTVQNINDVYLTTLIETHATHRVTKHKKDSMEQEAKSPFTCDVAIPHYQPESPEEPRPGKAWDTFSKVSEKCRDTESTVTETPVQIRSNSPPVPPETNKNSSNWDVIFKELHFPPIEGVQELTKEDKETWKAVVSTDLGFHSMIQEASTIEELVRISQDEQYKKMYTPNKWHVIIRILTSPDHLEPSIHKQLSPHVKPPPFRKRRDQEQPPRSRKGSLPPVHEIIEDPSQPGKPPESVRSRRISRSELIKDLDVRSVTEMEVDFARDDRESLWSVDTGYTYRTSHSVGERSTSEFLEEVPTVPNRRTSSQH; encoded by the exons ATGTTGCCGAGGTTATTGACCAACGGACACTTTGTCTTG CTGCCTCATTTCCTGCGTGGACAGGAACCTCAGCGAGATGACACTCATGTTGCCAGTGTTGTGCGTTCAGCAGTAGCAGACGAGTTTAGTAGCGAGATCCTTACCGAAAGAACAACAG cttATCTGTCTTGTGAGTCTGGAGAAATGGTGATTAAGATTAACTTCACCCATCCATTCAGTGGGGTGACATTCACAGATTATGACAGAAGAAGCCCCTGCAAGTTCTTCGGCGATGGAAGCACTTATTATGAGCTGAGGATACCTCTAAAAGGATGTGGAACGAGGCAG GAAGCTCCACGTGTATTCATCAATAATATCATTGTTCGTTTTCACCGGTCTCTAGAGTTGGAAGaagatgaaattaaaacaataatttgtcgTTATCCACCGCCCGTGGCTCCCTTGTCCGGCGCTGATGTTCCTTCACT ATTGGCACCTGCGCCGATCGCCCCTGTTGTTGTTGCACCCAAGCTTACAGAAGTCGATCTGTTGTTAATCATTTGTGCCGTATTATTTCTAACACTTTTGTTGCTTGGTGTTGGTGTCGCCTACTTCTGTTTAAagaagagaaacatcaaggtGGTGCGGCGGAAGAAATCCTTGTCTTCTGCTCCTGGTAGTGTAATCACCAGGTTCAGTGGCGCTACCTCTCAGTCTATTATCAAACCAGTGACAATACCACGTGTTGTGTCATGCTTGTCGTCGTCTGGGTCGGAGGCTGCTTTACTACAATCAGTGTCGTCTCACTACGAGTCAAGAGAAATGAACGAAACTATTCCCTCAAACTTCCCACGTGAGCCCCTTCTTCCCCCCCTTTCTGTAGAGGAAGACGATATGTACATAAACGTATCAAGTAACAACAGTCACAGACAAGGACATCATGCGACGTTTCTTTCTGATGATTTCTTTGAAAGATCTGGTTATCCAGAAGATACAGAAAGAGCCCACAGTGTTTCTTCTGTCTCATTCCAAACAACAATCAAACCTGATGCAAAGGTGATACACCGCAGAGAAGCCAGACCACGTCTAactaagcaacaaatactgaccACCATCAACGAAGGAGATTACGTGTACACAGACACGTGGGATGAAAGAGTCGCTGGAATGACAATGGCACAAGAAGAACATGAAGACGACGCTGCTGTGTACACCACAACTAGACGAAGAACACCATCCATGTCGTCATATTCTCTTTCATTAAATGGTAGTATCCCTGACAATGACAACCAACCACACACTGAGATGATAGAATCAGTACCAGTACGTGGACCACATTCTGTATCGTCTCATGTTCCTTCCCTTTATCTTTACCTTCATGATAGTATCTTTAACAATGACAACCAATCGCACACTGAGATGATAAAATCAGTGCCAGCACATGAGCTCCCTTCTGTATCGTCTTATGTACCTTCCCTTTATGGTAGTATCCCTGCCAATGACAACAGATCTCATTCTGAATTCGAAACAGAATCTCCTGTCACGCCATATATTCGTAAGTCTAAAACTCAAATTCCAACTTTATCAGACTTCTACCTAGACACTCAAAAGAATATTGATATCCAAGAGGATGCTGCCCCAAAGAACAAGTCAATAACACAACATCAGGAATCAGATTCAGAAATACCTGAGGGAAAGGCTCTGGCACCTGCTTCTCATGCTCCAAAATTCACTGTTCAAAACATTAATGATGTTTATCTTACTACTCTTATCGAAACTCACGCAACACACCGTGTTACCAAGCATAAGAAAGATTCAATGGAACAAGAAGCGAAGTCACCTTTTACTTGCGATGTAGCCATACCTCACTACCAACCCGAATCGCCTGAAGAACCAAGACCAGGCAAGGCATGGGATACTTTCTCTAAAGTTAGTGAAAAGTGTAGAGATACTGAGAGTACAGTTACAGAAACACCAGTTCAAATACGTTCCAACTCACCTCCAGTACCACCAGAGACAAACAAAAACTCTTCAAACTGGGATGTAATATTTAAGGAACTTCATTTTCCACCAATAGAAGGTGTCCAAGAGCTAACTAAAGAAGATAAAGAAACGTGGAAGGCTGTAGTCAGCACAGACTTGGGATTCCATTCAATGATTCAAGAAGCCAGTACAATTGAAGAGCTTGTTCGAATCAGCCAAGATgagcaatataagaaaatgtataCTCCAAATAAGTGGCACGTCATTATTCGAATTCTGACGAGTCCTGACCATCTTGAGCCTTCTATCCATAAGCAACTCTCACCACATGTGAAACCACCACCATTCAGGAAGAGGAGAGATCAAGAGCAGCCACCACGTAGTCGCAAAGGCTCCCTTCCTCCAGTTCACGAGATTATAGAAGATCCATCTCAGCCGGGAAAGCCACCAGAAAGTGTTCGTTCTAGACGTATATCCAGATCAGAATTAATTAAGGACCTGGACGTTCGTTCTGTGACCGAAATGGAAGTTGACTTTGCTCGCGATGACAGAGAATCTCTGTGGAGTGTGGACACTGGGTATACATACAGAACATCGCATAGTGTGGGTGAAAGATCGACCTCTGAATTTCTTGAAGAGGTTCCAACTGTCCCAAACCGTCGAACCTCCTCACAGCATTGA
- the LOC143225694 gene encoding uncharacterized protein LOC143225694 isoform X3 has translation MLPRLLTNGHFVLLPHFLRGQEPQRDDTHVASVVRSAVADEFSSEILTERTTELEEDEIKTIICRYPPPVAPLSGADVPSLLAPAPIAPVVVAPKLTEVDLLLIICAVLFLTLLLLGVGVAYFCLKKRNIKVVRRKKSLSSAPGSVITRFSGATSQSIIKPVTIPRVVSCLSSSGSEAALLQSVSSHYESREMNETIPSNFPREPLLPPLSVEEDDMYINVSSNNSHRQGHHATFLSDDFFERSGYPEDTERAHSVSSVSFQTTIKPDAKVIHRREARPRLTKQQILTTINEGDYVYTDTWDERVAGMTMAQEEHEDDAAVYTTTRRRTPSMSSYSLSLNGSIPDNDNQPHTEMIESVPVRGPHSVSSHVPSLYLYLHDSIFNNDNQSHTEMIKSVPAHELPSVSSYVPSLYGSIPANDNRSHSEFETESPVTPYIRKSKTQIPTLSDFYLDTQKNIDIQEDAAPKNKSITQHQESDSEIPEGKALAPASHAPKFTVQNINDVYLTTLIETHATHRVTKHKKDSMEQEAKSPFTCDVAIPHYQPESPEEPRPGKAWDTFSKVSEKCRDTESTVTETPVQIRSNSPPVPPETNKNSSNWDVIFKELHFPPIEGVQELTKEDKETWKAVVSTDLGFHSMIQEASTIEELVRISQDEQYKKMYTPNKWHVIIRILTSPDHLEPSIHKQLSPHVKPPPFRKRRDQEQPPRSRKGSLPPVHEIIEDPSQPGKPPESVRSRRISRSELIKDLDVRSVTEMEVDFARDDRESLWSVDTGYTYRTSHSVGERSTSEFLEEVPTVPNRRTSSQH, from the exons ATGTTGCCGAGGTTATTGACCAACGGACACTTTGTCTTG CTGCCTCATTTCCTGCGTGGACAGGAACCTCAGCGAGATGACACTCATGTTGCCAGTGTTGTGCGTTCAGCAGTAGCAGACGAGTTTAGTAGCGAGATCCTTACCGAAAGAACAACAG AGTTGGAAGaagatgaaattaaaacaataatttgtcgTTATCCACCGCCCGTGGCTCCCTTGTCCGGCGCTGATGTTCCTTCACT ATTGGCACCTGCGCCGATCGCCCCTGTTGTTGTTGCACCCAAGCTTACAGAAGTCGATCTGTTGTTAATCATTTGTGCCGTATTATTTCTAACACTTTTGTTGCTTGGTGTTGGTGTCGCCTACTTCTGTTTAAagaagagaaacatcaaggtGGTGCGGCGGAAGAAATCCTTGTCTTCTGCTCCTGGTAGTGTAATCACCAGGTTCAGTGGCGCTACCTCTCAGTCTATTATCAAACCAGTGACAATACCACGTGTTGTGTCATGCTTGTCGTCGTCTGGGTCGGAGGCTGCTTTACTACAATCAGTGTCGTCTCACTACGAGTCAAGAGAAATGAACGAAACTATTCCCTCAAACTTCCCACGTGAGCCCCTTCTTCCCCCCCTTTCTGTAGAGGAAGACGATATGTACATAAACGTATCAAGTAACAACAGTCACAGACAAGGACATCATGCGACGTTTCTTTCTGATGATTTCTTTGAAAGATCTGGTTATCCAGAAGATACAGAAAGAGCCCACAGTGTTTCTTCTGTCTCATTCCAAACAACAATCAAACCTGATGCAAAGGTGATACACCGCAGAGAAGCCAGACCACGTCTAactaagcaacaaatactgaccACCATCAACGAAGGAGATTACGTGTACACAGACACGTGGGATGAAAGAGTCGCTGGAATGACAATGGCACAAGAAGAACATGAAGACGACGCTGCTGTGTACACCACAACTAGACGAAGAACACCATCCATGTCGTCATATTCTCTTTCATTAAATGGTAGTATCCCTGACAATGACAACCAACCACACACTGAGATGATAGAATCAGTACCAGTACGTGGACCACATTCTGTATCGTCTCATGTTCCTTCCCTTTATCTTTACCTTCATGATAGTATCTTTAACAATGACAACCAATCGCACACTGAGATGATAAAATCAGTGCCAGCACATGAGCTCCCTTCTGTATCGTCTTATGTACCTTCCCTTTATGGTAGTATCCCTGCCAATGACAACAGATCTCATTCTGAATTCGAAACAGAATCTCCTGTCACGCCATATATTCGTAAGTCTAAAACTCAAATTCCAACTTTATCAGACTTCTACCTAGACACTCAAAAGAATATTGATATCCAAGAGGATGCTGCCCCAAAGAACAAGTCAATAACACAACATCAGGAATCAGATTCAGAAATACCTGAGGGAAAGGCTCTGGCACCTGCTTCTCATGCTCCAAAATTCACTGTTCAAAACATTAATGATGTTTATCTTACTACTCTTATCGAAACTCACGCAACACACCGTGTTACCAAGCATAAGAAAGATTCAATGGAACAAGAAGCGAAGTCACCTTTTACTTGCGATGTAGCCATACCTCACTACCAACCCGAATCGCCTGAAGAACCAAGACCAGGCAAGGCATGGGATACTTTCTCTAAAGTTAGTGAAAAGTGTAGAGATACTGAGAGTACAGTTACAGAAACACCAGTTCAAATACGTTCCAACTCACCTCCAGTACCACCAGAGACAAACAAAAACTCTTCAAACTGGGATGTAATATTTAAGGAACTTCATTTTCCACCAATAGAAGGTGTCCAAGAGCTAACTAAAGAAGATAAAGAAACGTGGAAGGCTGTAGTCAGCACAGACTTGGGATTCCATTCAATGATTCAAGAAGCCAGTACAATTGAAGAGCTTGTTCGAATCAGCCAAGATgagcaatataagaaaatgtataCTCCAAATAAGTGGCACGTCATTATTCGAATTCTGACGAGTCCTGACCATCTTGAGCCTTCTATCCATAAGCAACTCTCACCACATGTGAAACCACCACCATTCAGGAAGAGGAGAGATCAAGAGCAGCCACCACGTAGTCGCAAAGGCTCCCTTCCTCCAGTTCACGAGATTATAGAAGATCCATCTCAGCCGGGAAAGCCACCAGAAAGTGTTCGTTCTAGACGTATATCCAGATCAGAATTAATTAAGGACCTGGACGTTCGTTCTGTGACCGAAATGGAAGTTGACTTTGCTCGCGATGACAGAGAATCTCTGTGGAGTGTGGACACTGGGTATACATACAGAACATCGCATAGTGTGGGTGAAAGATCGACCTCTGAATTTCTTGAAGAGGTTCCAACTGTCCCAAACCGTCGAACCTCCTCACAGCATTGA
- the LOC143225694 gene encoding uncharacterized protein LOC143225694 isoform X2 has product MAYGILMALLLSLPHFLRGQEPQRDDTHVASVVRSAVADEFSSEILTERTTAYLSCESGEMVIKINFTHPFSGVTFTDYDRRSPCKFFGDGSTYYELRIPLKGCGTRQEAPRVFINNIIVRFHRSLELEEDEIKTIICRYPPPVAPLSGADVPSLLAPAPIAPVVVAPKLTEVDLLLIICAVLFLTLLLLGVGVAYFCLKKRNIKVVRRKKSLSSAPGSVITRFSGATSQSIIKPVTIPRVVSCLSSSGSEAALLQSVSSHYESREMNETIPSNFPREPLLPPLSVEEDDMYINVSSNNSHRQGHHATFLSDDFFERSGYPEDTERAHSVSSVSFQTTIKPDAKVIHRREARPRLTKQQILTTINEGDYVYTDTWDERVAGMTMAQEEHEDDAAVYTTTRRRTPSMSSYSLSLNGSIPDNDNQPHTEMIESVPVRGPHSVSSHVPSLYLYLHDSIFNNDNQSHTEMIKSVPAHELPSVSSYVPSLYGSIPANDNRSHSEFETESPVTPYIRKSKTQIPTLSDFYLDTQKNIDIQEDAAPKNKSITQHQESDSEIPEGKALAPASHAPKFTVQNINDVYLTTLIETHATHRVTKHKKDSMEQEAKSPFTCDVAIPHYQPESPEEPRPGKAWDTFSKVSEKCRDTESTVTETPVQIRSNSPPVPPETNKNSSNWDVIFKELHFPPIEGVQELTKEDKETWKAVVSTDLGFHSMIQEASTIEELVRISQDEQYKKMYTPNKWHVIIRILTSPDHLEPSIHKQLSPHVKPPPFRKRRDQEQPPRSRKGSLPPVHEIIEDPSQPGKPPESVRSRRISRSELIKDLDVRSVTEMEVDFARDDRESLWSVDTGYTYRTSHSVGERSTSEFLEEVPTVPNRRTSSQH; this is encoded by the exons ATGGCCTATGGGATACTGATGGCGCTGTTGCTCTCG CTGCCTCATTTCCTGCGTGGACAGGAACCTCAGCGAGATGACACTCATGTTGCCAGTGTTGTGCGTTCAGCAGTAGCAGACGAGTTTAGTAGCGAGATCCTTACCGAAAGAACAACAG cttATCTGTCTTGTGAGTCTGGAGAAATGGTGATTAAGATTAACTTCACCCATCCATTCAGTGGGGTGACATTCACAGATTATGACAGAAGAAGCCCCTGCAAGTTCTTCGGCGATGGAAGCACTTATTATGAGCTGAGGATACCTCTAAAAGGATGTGGAACGAGGCAG GAAGCTCCACGTGTATTCATCAATAATATCATTGTTCGTTTTCACCGGTCTCTAGAGTTGGAAGaagatgaaattaaaacaataatttgtcgTTATCCACCGCCCGTGGCTCCCTTGTCCGGCGCTGATGTTCCTTCACT ATTGGCACCTGCGCCGATCGCCCCTGTTGTTGTTGCACCCAAGCTTACAGAAGTCGATCTGTTGTTAATCATTTGTGCCGTATTATTTCTAACACTTTTGTTGCTTGGTGTTGGTGTCGCCTACTTCTGTTTAAagaagagaaacatcaaggtGGTGCGGCGGAAGAAATCCTTGTCTTCTGCTCCTGGTAGTGTAATCACCAGGTTCAGTGGCGCTACCTCTCAGTCTATTATCAAACCAGTGACAATACCACGTGTTGTGTCATGCTTGTCGTCGTCTGGGTCGGAGGCTGCTTTACTACAATCAGTGTCGTCTCACTACGAGTCAAGAGAAATGAACGAAACTATTCCCTCAAACTTCCCACGTGAGCCCCTTCTTCCCCCCCTTTCTGTAGAGGAAGACGATATGTACATAAACGTATCAAGTAACAACAGTCACAGACAAGGACATCATGCGACGTTTCTTTCTGATGATTTCTTTGAAAGATCTGGTTATCCAGAAGATACAGAAAGAGCCCACAGTGTTTCTTCTGTCTCATTCCAAACAACAATCAAACCTGATGCAAAGGTGATACACCGCAGAGAAGCCAGACCACGTCTAactaagcaacaaatactgaccACCATCAACGAAGGAGATTACGTGTACACAGACACGTGGGATGAAAGAGTCGCTGGAATGACAATGGCACAAGAAGAACATGAAGACGACGCTGCTGTGTACACCACAACTAGACGAAGAACACCATCCATGTCGTCATATTCTCTTTCATTAAATGGTAGTATCCCTGACAATGACAACCAACCACACACTGAGATGATAGAATCAGTACCAGTACGTGGACCACATTCTGTATCGTCTCATGTTCCTTCCCTTTATCTTTACCTTCATGATAGTATCTTTAACAATGACAACCAATCGCACACTGAGATGATAAAATCAGTGCCAGCACATGAGCTCCCTTCTGTATCGTCTTATGTACCTTCCCTTTATGGTAGTATCCCTGCCAATGACAACAGATCTCATTCTGAATTCGAAACAGAATCTCCTGTCACGCCATATATTCGTAAGTCTAAAACTCAAATTCCAACTTTATCAGACTTCTACCTAGACACTCAAAAGAATATTGATATCCAAGAGGATGCTGCCCCAAAGAACAAGTCAATAACACAACATCAGGAATCAGATTCAGAAATACCTGAGGGAAAGGCTCTGGCACCTGCTTCTCATGCTCCAAAATTCACTGTTCAAAACATTAATGATGTTTATCTTACTACTCTTATCGAAACTCACGCAACACACCGTGTTACCAAGCATAAGAAAGATTCAATGGAACAAGAAGCGAAGTCACCTTTTACTTGCGATGTAGCCATACCTCACTACCAACCCGAATCGCCTGAAGAACCAAGACCAGGCAAGGCATGGGATACTTTCTCTAAAGTTAGTGAAAAGTGTAGAGATACTGAGAGTACAGTTACAGAAACACCAGTTCAAATACGTTCCAACTCACCTCCAGTACCACCAGAGACAAACAAAAACTCTTCAAACTGGGATGTAATATTTAAGGAACTTCATTTTCCACCAATAGAAGGTGTCCAAGAGCTAACTAAAGAAGATAAAGAAACGTGGAAGGCTGTAGTCAGCACAGACTTGGGATTCCATTCAATGATTCAAGAAGCCAGTACAATTGAAGAGCTTGTTCGAATCAGCCAAGATgagcaatataagaaaatgtataCTCCAAATAAGTGGCACGTCATTATTCGAATTCTGACGAGTCCTGACCATCTTGAGCCTTCTATCCATAAGCAACTCTCACCACATGTGAAACCACCACCATTCAGGAAGAGGAGAGATCAAGAGCAGCCACCACGTAGTCGCAAAGGCTCCCTTCCTCCAGTTCACGAGATTATAGAAGATCCATCTCAGCCGGGAAAGCCACCAGAAAGTGTTCGTTCTAGACGTATATCCAGATCAGAATTAATTAAGGACCTGGACGTTCGTTCTGTGACCGAAATGGAAGTTGACTTTGCTCGCGATGACAGAGAATCTCTGTGGAGTGTGGACACTGGGTATACATACAGAACATCGCATAGTGTGGGTGAAAGATCGACCTCTGAATTTCTTGAAGAGGTTCCAACTGTCCCAAACCGTCGAACCTCCTCACAGCATTGA
- the LOC143225694 gene encoding uncharacterized protein LOC143225694 isoform X4 gives MAYGILMALLLSLPHFLRGQEPQRDDTHVASVVRSAVADEFSSEILTERTTELEEDEIKTIICRYPPPVAPLSGADVPSLLAPAPIAPVVVAPKLTEVDLLLIICAVLFLTLLLLGVGVAYFCLKKRNIKVVRRKKSLSSAPGSVITRFSGATSQSIIKPVTIPRVVSCLSSSGSEAALLQSVSSHYESREMNETIPSNFPREPLLPPLSVEEDDMYINVSSNNSHRQGHHATFLSDDFFERSGYPEDTERAHSVSSVSFQTTIKPDAKVIHRREARPRLTKQQILTTINEGDYVYTDTWDERVAGMTMAQEEHEDDAAVYTTTRRRTPSMSSYSLSLNGSIPDNDNQPHTEMIESVPVRGPHSVSSHVPSLYLYLHDSIFNNDNQSHTEMIKSVPAHELPSVSSYVPSLYGSIPANDNRSHSEFETESPVTPYIRKSKTQIPTLSDFYLDTQKNIDIQEDAAPKNKSITQHQESDSEIPEGKALAPASHAPKFTVQNINDVYLTTLIETHATHRVTKHKKDSMEQEAKSPFTCDVAIPHYQPESPEEPRPGKAWDTFSKVSEKCRDTESTVTETPVQIRSNSPPVPPETNKNSSNWDVIFKELHFPPIEGVQELTKEDKETWKAVVSTDLGFHSMIQEASTIEELVRISQDEQYKKMYTPNKWHVIIRILTSPDHLEPSIHKQLSPHVKPPPFRKRRDQEQPPRSRKGSLPPVHEIIEDPSQPGKPPESVRSRRISRSELIKDLDVRSVTEMEVDFARDDRESLWSVDTGYTYRTSHSVGERSTSEFLEEVPTVPNRRTSSQH, from the exons ATGGCCTATGGGATACTGATGGCGCTGTTGCTCTCG CTGCCTCATTTCCTGCGTGGACAGGAACCTCAGCGAGATGACACTCATGTTGCCAGTGTTGTGCGTTCAGCAGTAGCAGACGAGTTTAGTAGCGAGATCCTTACCGAAAGAACAACAG AGTTGGAAGaagatgaaattaaaacaataatttgtcgTTATCCACCGCCCGTGGCTCCCTTGTCCGGCGCTGATGTTCCTTCACT ATTGGCACCTGCGCCGATCGCCCCTGTTGTTGTTGCACCCAAGCTTACAGAAGTCGATCTGTTGTTAATCATTTGTGCCGTATTATTTCTAACACTTTTGTTGCTTGGTGTTGGTGTCGCCTACTTCTGTTTAAagaagagaaacatcaaggtGGTGCGGCGGAAGAAATCCTTGTCTTCTGCTCCTGGTAGTGTAATCACCAGGTTCAGTGGCGCTACCTCTCAGTCTATTATCAAACCAGTGACAATACCACGTGTTGTGTCATGCTTGTCGTCGTCTGGGTCGGAGGCTGCTTTACTACAATCAGTGTCGTCTCACTACGAGTCAAGAGAAATGAACGAAACTATTCCCTCAAACTTCCCACGTGAGCCCCTTCTTCCCCCCCTTTCTGTAGAGGAAGACGATATGTACATAAACGTATCAAGTAACAACAGTCACAGACAAGGACATCATGCGACGTTTCTTTCTGATGATTTCTTTGAAAGATCTGGTTATCCAGAAGATACAGAAAGAGCCCACAGTGTTTCTTCTGTCTCATTCCAAACAACAATCAAACCTGATGCAAAGGTGATACACCGCAGAGAAGCCAGACCACGTCTAactaagcaacaaatactgaccACCATCAACGAAGGAGATTACGTGTACACAGACACGTGGGATGAAAGAGTCGCTGGAATGACAATGGCACAAGAAGAACATGAAGACGACGCTGCTGTGTACACCACAACTAGACGAAGAACACCATCCATGTCGTCATATTCTCTTTCATTAAATGGTAGTATCCCTGACAATGACAACCAACCACACACTGAGATGATAGAATCAGTACCAGTACGTGGACCACATTCTGTATCGTCTCATGTTCCTTCCCTTTATCTTTACCTTCATGATAGTATCTTTAACAATGACAACCAATCGCACACTGAGATGATAAAATCAGTGCCAGCACATGAGCTCCCTTCTGTATCGTCTTATGTACCTTCCCTTTATGGTAGTATCCCTGCCAATGACAACAGATCTCATTCTGAATTCGAAACAGAATCTCCTGTCACGCCATATATTCGTAAGTCTAAAACTCAAATTCCAACTTTATCAGACTTCTACCTAGACACTCAAAAGAATATTGATATCCAAGAGGATGCTGCCCCAAAGAACAAGTCAATAACACAACATCAGGAATCAGATTCAGAAATACCTGAGGGAAAGGCTCTGGCACCTGCTTCTCATGCTCCAAAATTCACTGTTCAAAACATTAATGATGTTTATCTTACTACTCTTATCGAAACTCACGCAACACACCGTGTTACCAAGCATAAGAAAGATTCAATGGAACAAGAAGCGAAGTCACCTTTTACTTGCGATGTAGCCATACCTCACTACCAACCCGAATCGCCTGAAGAACCAAGACCAGGCAAGGCATGGGATACTTTCTCTAAAGTTAGTGAAAAGTGTAGAGATACTGAGAGTACAGTTACAGAAACACCAGTTCAAATACGTTCCAACTCACCTCCAGTACCACCAGAGACAAACAAAAACTCTTCAAACTGGGATGTAATATTTAAGGAACTTCATTTTCCACCAATAGAAGGTGTCCAAGAGCTAACTAAAGAAGATAAAGAAACGTGGAAGGCTGTAGTCAGCACAGACTTGGGATTCCATTCAATGATTCAAGAAGCCAGTACAATTGAAGAGCTTGTTCGAATCAGCCAAGATgagcaatataagaaaatgtataCTCCAAATAAGTGGCACGTCATTATTCGAATTCTGACGAGTCCTGACCATCTTGAGCCTTCTATCCATAAGCAACTCTCACCACATGTGAAACCACCACCATTCAGGAAGAGGAGAGATCAAGAGCAGCCACCACGTAGTCGCAAAGGCTCCCTTCCTCCAGTTCACGAGATTATAGAAGATCCATCTCAGCCGGGAAAGCCACCAGAAAGTGTTCGTTCTAGACGTATATCCAGATCAGAATTAATTAAGGACCTGGACGTTCGTTCTGTGACCGAAATGGAAGTTGACTTTGCTCGCGATGACAGAGAATCTCTGTGGAGTGTGGACACTGGGTATACATACAGAACATCGCATAGTGTGGGTGAAAGATCGACCTCTGAATTTCTTGAAGAGGTTCCAACTGTCCCAAACCGTCGAACCTCCTCACAGCATTGA